From Cucumis melo cultivar AY chromosome 1, USDA_Cmelo_AY_1.0, whole genome shotgun sequence, a single genomic window includes:
- the LOC103492622 gene encoding glutathione reductase, chloroplastic, with the protein MATSLSSSQTLHTLFCKNLPISLSSSFLSIPKPLSPLPLCHRFLPLTNNRLHCRRGIVVRSQSENGVEALRPYDFDLFTIGAGSGGVRASRFAANFGASVAVCELPFSTISSDSAGGVGGTCVIRGCVPKKLLVYASKYAHEFEESHGFGWKYDTEPKHDWSTLIANKNAELQRLTGIYKNVLKNAGVTLIEGRGKILDEHTVDVDGKIYSARHILVSVGGRPFIPDIPGSEYAIDSDAALELPSKPVKIAIVGGGYIALEFAGIFNGLKSEVHVFIRQKKVLRGFDEEIRDFVAEQMSLRGVEFHTEEVPQAILKSADGSLSLKTSKGTVEGFSHVMFATGRRPNTKNLGLEEVGVKMTKNGAIEVDEYSRTSVPSIWAVGDVTDRINLTPVALMEGGALAKTIFQNEPTKPSYSAVPCAVFSQPPIGIVGLTEEQAIQEHGDVDIYTANFRPLKATLSGLPDRVFMKLVVCAKTNKVLGLHMCGDDSPEIVQGFAVAVKAGLTKADFDATVGVHPTAAEEFVTMRTPTRKTRRNPEEKSEYEAKAAAGV; encoded by the exons ATGgccacttctctttcttcttcacaaactCTTCACACCCTCTTCTGCAAAAACCTCCCCATTTCTCtgtcttcttcctttctctcaATTCCCAAGCCTTTATCCCCTCTTCCTCTCTGCCACCGCTTCCTTCCTCTCACTAACAATCGTCTTCATTGCCGCCGTGGCATTGTGGTTCGGTCCCAGTCTGAAAATGGCGTCGAAGCTCTTCGGCCATATGATTTTGATCTCTTTACTATCGGTGCAGGCAGTGGGGGTGTGCGAGCTTCCCGCTTTGCTGCTAATTTTGGTGCTTCCGTGGCGGTTTGTGAGCTTCCTTTCTCCACCATTTCGTCCGATAGTGCTGGAGGTGTTGGTGGGAC ATGTGTAATTCGTGGATGTGTACCGAAGAAGCTACTCGTATATGCATCAAAGTATGCACATGAATTTGAAGAGAGTCATGGCTTTGGATGGAAATATGACACTGAACCGAAACATGACTGGAGCACCTTGATTGCGAACAAGAATGCTGAATTACAACGACTAACTGGTATCTACAAAAACGTTTTGAAAAATGCTGGCGTCACCTTGATTGAAGGCCGTGGAAAG ATTCTGGATGAACACACGGTTGATGTAGATGGGAAAATTTACTCGGCTAGACACATTCTAGTGTCAGTTGGGGGGCGCCCTTTCATTCCTGACATTCCTGGTAGTGAGTATGCTATAGATTCTGATGCTGCCCTTGAATTGCCATCCAAACCTGTGAAGATTGCCATAGTTGGAGGTGGATATATTGCTCTAGAGTTTGCTGGCATCTTCAATGGTTTGAAAAGTGAAGTCCACGTATTTATACGACAAAAAAAAGTGCTTAGAGGCTTTGATGAAGAG ATTAGAGATTTTGTTGCGGAACAGATGTCACTAAGAGGAGTTGAGTTCCATACAGAGGAGGTACCACAGGCTATCCTTAAATCAGCAGATGGGTCGTTATCTCTGAAGACTAGCAAAGGAACAGTTGAAGGCTTCTCACATGTGATGTTTGCAACAGGGCGCAGGCCTAATACAAAG AACTTGGGATTGGAAGAAGTAGGTGTAAAAATGACCAAAAATGGAGCAATTGAG GTTGATGAATACTCCCGTACATCAGTTCCTTCAATTTGGGCTGTTGGAGATGTTACAGATAGAATAAACCTTACTCCTGTTGCTTTGATGGAGGGAGGAGCATTAGCAAAAACTATATTTCAGAATGAGCCTACAAAACCTAGCTATAG TGCCGTTCCTTGTGCTGTTTTTTCCCAGCCACCAATTGGAATAGTTGGACTTACCGAAGAGCAG GCCATACAAGAACATGGTGATGTTGACATCTACACAGCAAACTTTCGGCCCTTGAAGGCGACACTCTCAGGGCTTCCAGACCGAGTTTTTATGAAGCTTGTAGTCTGTGCAAAGACGAATAAGGTTTTAGGACTGCACATGTGTGGTGACGATTCACCAGAAATCGTGCAG GGTTTTGCAGTGGCTGTGAAAGCTGGTTTGACCAAGGCAGACTTTGATGCTACCGTGGGTGTTCATCCTACAGCGGCTGAAGAATTTGTCACCATGCGAACTCCTACAAGGAAGACTCGGAGAAATCCTGAG GAAAAGTCAGAATATGAGGCTAAAGCTGCAGCAGGGGTATAA